In the Longimicrobiales bacterium genome, one interval contains:
- a CDS encoding rhomboid family intramembrane serine protease: protein MVKRLMIANVVVFAVTSVGPQAFLFDWFAFQPQEIFFRPWGAITYMFLHGDLMHLAVNMLVLFFFGPPLEGKWGEREFLRFFIVCGLGGAALSYVFMFSSAPIQIVGASGAGYGIMLGFAMSWPDAPIYIWGIFPVKAKYLVGFFFVLSAMSAVQGTGGGVAHFAHLGGLLAGFGYLKSDWRPKQGLGNLKKAVTRSRRLAIVPGDEGRGEEPAVGTSARSHDENPALYDKVDVVLDKISAQGMSSLTSEELKLLDEVSKKHRTN, encoded by the coding sequence ATGGTCAAGCGTCTGATGATCGCCAACGTGGTGGTCTTCGCCGTGACCTCGGTTGGACCTCAAGCCTTCTTGTTCGACTGGTTCGCGTTCCAGCCCCAGGAGATCTTCTTCCGGCCTTGGGGCGCGATCACCTACATGTTCTTGCACGGCGATTTGATGCATCTCGCCGTGAACATGCTGGTCCTCTTCTTTTTCGGCCCGCCGCTCGAGGGGAAGTGGGGAGAGCGCGAGTTCTTGCGCTTCTTCATCGTGTGTGGACTCGGCGGCGCGGCGCTCAGCTACGTCTTCATGTTCTCATCCGCGCCGATCCAGATCGTGGGTGCCTCAGGGGCCGGGTATGGCATCATGCTCGGGTTCGCCATGAGTTGGCCGGACGCCCCGATCTACATTTGGGGCATCTTCCCGGTGAAGGCGAAGTACCTGGTGGGCTTCTTCTTCGTCCTGAGCGCCATGAGTGCAGTACAAGGGACCGGTGGAGGCGTGGCCCATTTCGCGCATCTGGGTGGTCTGTTGGCGGGCTTCGGTTACCTGAAGTCGGACTGGCGGCCAAAGCAGGGCCTCGGCAATCTTAAAAAGGCCGTGACCCGCTCGCGCCGCCTTGCCATAGTGCCGGGCGACGAGGGGAGAGGTGAAGAGCCCGCTGTGGGCACCTCCGCGCGTTCCCACGACGAGAATCCGGCCTTGTACGACAAGGTCGATGTCGTTCTCGACAAGATCTCTGCCCAGGGCATGTCTTCGCTGACATCTGAGGAACTGAAACTCCTGGATGAGGTTTCAAAGAAGCACCGGACGAACTAG
- a CDS encoding D-alanine--D-alanine ligase, with amino-acid sequence MRIAVLMGGTSDERDVSLSSGAQVASALRACGHDVIAVDTVYGVLGVEEEVQLLSGGVRPAPPEAAELASLDASHTVALTRDPALGDIDVFFLALHGGSGEDGTIQALLDVADVTYTGSDRLGCSLAMDKEVTKRLLRDAGVPTPDWMVGTPTVDEVVDGLGLPVIVKASGGGSSLRLILAHDRAELAAAIEESRDWGDVVLFERYHAGRELTVGVVGDETLPAGEIIPEHEIFDYECKYQPGLAQEIFPADIPEELAGVLRSLALRVHRALRMRDYSRVDFIVDDDGQPWCLEANALPGMTANSLLPKGARAGGTGFEDLCDQIVSLAAARSSTHSS; translated from the coding sequence ATGAGAATTGCCGTCCTGATGGGTGGCACCTCTGACGAGCGTGACGTTTCGCTCTCGTCTGGGGCGCAAGTAGCGTCGGCGCTCCGGGCGTGTGGGCATGACGTTATCGCCGTAGACACGGTATACGGTGTTCTCGGGGTGGAAGAAGAGGTGCAGCTTCTCTCGGGTGGTGTCCGCCCGGCTCCACCTGAAGCCGCAGAGTTGGCCTCTCTCGACGCGAGTCACACGGTTGCACTGACTCGCGACCCCGCGCTCGGTGACATCGACGTCTTCTTTCTGGCCCTACACGGGGGATCAGGTGAGGACGGCACGATCCAGGCGCTGTTGGACGTGGCTGATGTGACCTACACCGGCAGCGATCGACTCGGATGTTCGCTCGCCATGGACAAAGAAGTTACGAAGCGACTTCTGCGTGATGCGGGCGTCCCTACACCGGACTGGATGGTCGGGACTCCTACGGTCGATGAGGTCGTGGATGGACTTGGACTTCCGGTGATCGTGAAGGCATCGGGTGGCGGGTCGTCTCTGCGCTTGATACTCGCTCACGACCGTGCTGAGTTGGCGGCGGCCATTGAGGAGAGCCGGGACTGGGGCGATGTCGTGCTCTTCGAGCGCTACCACGCTGGACGGGAACTCACGGTCGGTGTCGTCGGAGACGAAACTCTGCCAGCAGGCGAGATCATTCCCGAGCATGAGATCTTCGACTATGAATGCAAGTATCAGCCTGGATTGGCGCAGGAAATTTTTCCGGCGGACATTCCGGAAGAACTAGCAGGAGTCCTTCGGAGCCTCGCGCTGAGAGTCCACCGCGCGCTCCGAATGAGGGACTATTCTAGAGTCGACTTTATTGTCGACGATGACGGCCAGCCCTGGTGTCTTGAGGCCAATGCGCTGCCGGGGATGACGGCGAATAGCCTTCTCCCGAAGGGGGCACGGGCGGGTGGTACCGGCTTCGAAGACTTGTGCGACCAGATCGTGTCGCTCGCGGCGGCAAGAAGCAGCACCCATTCTTCTTAG
- a CDS encoding pyridoxal-phosphate dependent enzyme: MTQRHAQPYDSVLDLIGWTPMVRLTSVTDGSRTPVYVKCEFMNPGGSIKDRIGLAMVEAAERDGSLKPGGTIVEATGGNTGLALAMAASLKGYRCICTMPDKMSTEKVKLLRAFGAEVIITPTAVGPDHPDHYLNRARTITAETPGAVMADQFYNRANPDAHHDTTGREIWEQSGGRVTHFVASAGTGGTITGVGRYLKSKNPDVKIIGIDPDGSIISPYFNTGEKVEGQPYKVEGIGNDKIPGTLDLEVVDEFRPMGDGAAFRMARRLTREEGLFAGGSAGLLVQGALDVAKEIDDPDAFVVSLVCDWGERYLSKVYDDDWMRENSFLERTKRSSAKDLVAAKSDGGGSLITVEPTTPVRIALSTITAHDIGQLPVVLNGSCVGAVTENRLMAQIIEDPTLLDKPVEAVMGAPFPVVDGGLDSEEVRQLLTRGNAACLVTEDGALSGIITRYDVVRALTA, from the coding sequence ATGACACAGCGCCACGCGCAGCCCTACGACAGCGTTCTCGATCTCATCGGTTGGACCCCAATGGTGCGCTTGACGTCGGTCACCGACGGAAGCAGGACGCCGGTCTATGTGAAGTGCGAGTTCATGAACCCCGGTGGGTCGATCAAGGACAGAATTGGCCTCGCCATGGTGGAGGCTGCGGAGCGTGACGGGAGCCTTAAGCCAGGCGGCACCATCGTCGAGGCCACCGGTGGCAATACCGGTCTCGCCCTCGCCATGGCCGCCTCGCTGAAGGGATACCGTTGCATCTGCACGATGCCCGACAAGATGAGCACCGAGAAGGTGAAGCTCCTGCGCGCGTTTGGGGCCGAAGTCATCATCACGCCGACTGCTGTGGGGCCCGATCATCCCGACCACTACTTGAACCGGGCCCGCACCATCACAGCCGAAACTCCTGGCGCCGTGATGGCGGACCAGTTCTACAACCGGGCCAATCCCGACGCGCATCACGACACGACGGGTCGAGAAATTTGGGAACAGAGCGGAGGGCGCGTCACGCACTTCGTCGCTTCGGCGGGTACTGGCGGCACGATTACGGGGGTCGGACGCTACCTGAAGTCGAAAAATCCAGATGTGAAGATCATCGGGATCGATCCGGACGGCTCCATAATTTCGCCGTATTTTAATACCGGCGAAAAGGTCGAGGGGCAGCCGTACAAGGTGGAGGGAATCGGTAACGACAAGATTCCCGGAACGCTCGACCTCGAGGTGGTCGACGAATTCCGGCCCATGGGTGACGGAGCAGCTTTCAGGATGGCTCGGCGATTGACCCGCGAGGAGGGGCTCTTCGCAGGGGGCTCTGCGGGCTTGCTCGTTCAGGGGGCCCTAGACGTCGCGAAAGAGATCGACGATCCGGACGCTTTTGTGGTCTCGCTCGTTTGTGACTGGGGCGAGCGGTACCTGAGCAAGGTCTACGACGACGACTGGATGCGGGAGAACAGTTTCCTGGAACGGACCAAGCGCTCGAGCGCGAAGGACCTTGTCGCGGCCAAGTCCGATGGTGGAGGAAGTCTCATCACGGTGGAGCCGACCACCCCGGTGAGAATCGCGCTGTCGACGATCACTGCACACGATATCGGGCAGCTTCCCGTCGTGTTGAACGGCTCTTGTGTGGGCGCAGTCACTGAGAATCGCCTCATGGCGCAGATCATCGAAGACCCCACACTGTTGGACAAACCGGTCGAGGCCGTGATGGGGGCTCCGTTCCCCGTCGTGGACGGCGGGTTGGATTCGGAAGAAGTGCGCCAACTCCTCACGCGCGGAAACGCAGCGTGCCTCGTTACAGAGGATGGCGCCTTGAGTGGCATCATCACTCGGTACGATGTCGTGCGAGCTTTGACTGCATGA
- a CDS encoding energy transducer TonB has product MKAAEFEGVKRLRVWTGGLLLTALACGGEGEIEQPTPLYGDIPIEYPLQLWDQDMEGETLLRVRVSDVGGVDSVEIAESSGYAAFDSAAVEGARDLRFEPARRNGKRIEVWATVPVHFSKRPRPDTARILPITAS; this is encoded by the coding sequence GTGAAGGCAGCCGAATTTGAAGGGGTGAAGCGACTGCGCGTCTGGACGGGAGGTCTACTCCTGACCGCGCTCGCATGTGGGGGTGAGGGTGAGATTGAGCAGCCGACGCCGCTCTATGGTGACATCCCGATCGAGTACCCGCTCCAGCTGTGGGACCAGGACATGGAGGGCGAGACCCTCCTTCGAGTTCGAGTCTCTGACGTCGGAGGAGTCGACTCGGTTGAGATCGCTGAGTCGTCCGGATACGCCGCGTTCGATTCAGCTGCGGTAGAGGGGGCGCGCGACCTTCGGTTCGAACCGGCTCGTAGAAACGGCAAACGCATCGAGGTGTGGGCGACAGTTCCAGTACATTTCTCTAAGCGGCCGCGTCCTGACACGGCCCGGATCTTGCCCATCACAGCTTCATAA
- the mutS gene encoding DNA mismatch repair protein MutS, whose translation MMQQWRDAKSRHRDSLLFFRVGDFYELFHGDAEEGARLLGLTLTSRNNGAAARVPLAGVPAKALDDYLARLVRLGKRVAICDQVEDPALAKGVVKREVTETVTPGTVLADSLLTSRRNNYLVSIVRGPGESFALCALDVSTGEISAQAVPASELRAELGRLEPSELLFPRSLEDAPDLGGIVPDSVIPRTYRDDWMFELDISEDALLRAYSLQALDGLGVQASDTALVRAAGSLVQYLSEIRPAGVTHLKPLRLRRPGRIMLLDEMTRRNLELIEPLRTGEEGGTLLDVLDRTVTAMGGRRLRRWILEPLVVAEEIWPRQEAVRELVERADTREGVRDALAGVTDLERLAGKIGTGRVTPRDLLGLRRSLSKLPAVRQAGADLASDLVRSLTDDLDCMEDVLESLDRAIADDAPATLSEGGVIQSGWSEELDDLRSVRDGARDFIASLQTRERERTGVTSLKVGFNRVFGYYLEVTKANVDKVPDDFVRKQTLTNAERYFTPELKEWEEKVFGAEDRIAQLESELFADIRSGVSGEVTRLQDGAGRIADLDVLATFAEVAVAQGYVRPEVHTDFDMEVLGSRHPVVETMMPREEFIPNDLVLNDDGWIVVLTGPNMAGKSTVLRQIGLIQLLAQIGSFVPADSARLPVADRIFTRVGASDNLARGQSTFMVEMSETAAIVHGATNRSLVLLDEIGRGTSTYDGVSIAWSVTEYLHEQIGSKTIFATHYHELTQLGDLLDGVKNMNVSVREVGDDIVFLRRLMDGGADRSYGIQVARLAGLPDAVVARARELLAELEGTHSGGGEGLGRHGAHRPRSGAPPDQMSMFHVEHPLVGRLRALDPDGLSPKEAHELLYELRKAAKGRGEE comes from the coding sequence ATGATGCAACAGTGGCGGGACGCGAAATCCCGTCACCGTGACTCCCTTCTCTTCTTCCGTGTGGGCGACTTTTACGAGCTCTTTCACGGCGATGCGGAGGAGGGTGCGCGTCTTCTTGGGTTGACGCTCACTTCGCGTAACAACGGCGCGGCGGCTCGGGTTCCGCTGGCAGGAGTTCCGGCCAAGGCGCTCGACGACTATCTGGCGCGCCTGGTCCGGCTTGGGAAACGAGTCGCGATTTGCGACCAGGTCGAAGACCCAGCTCTCGCGAAGGGAGTCGTAAAACGTGAGGTGACCGAGACGGTCACGCCGGGCACGGTGCTGGCAGACAGCCTCCTGACCTCCCGTCGCAACAATTATTTGGTTTCCATCGTGCGCGGCCCAGGCGAGTCGTTCGCCCTCTGCGCGCTCGACGTTTCCACAGGGGAGATCAGCGCCCAAGCCGTGCCAGCGAGTGAGTTGCGCGCTGAGCTAGGCCGACTCGAGCCCTCGGAGCTCTTGTTCCCACGCTCCCTAGAGGACGCGCCGGACCTGGGGGGAATCGTTCCGGATAGTGTCATCCCGCGGACGTACCGGGACGACTGGATGTTCGAACTGGACATTTCAGAGGACGCACTGCTCAGGGCGTACTCTCTCCAAGCCCTGGACGGCCTCGGCGTTCAGGCGAGTGACACAGCGTTGGTCCGAGCCGCGGGATCGTTGGTCCAGTATCTGAGTGAGATCCGCCCGGCGGGTGTGACCCATCTAAAACCGCTGCGCCTCCGTCGCCCCGGCCGGATCATGCTTCTGGACGAGATGACGCGGAGAAACCTCGAGCTGATCGAACCGCTGCGGACGGGCGAGGAAGGTGGGACGCTCCTGGACGTCTTGGACCGGACGGTCACCGCCATGGGTGGACGTCGGCTGCGTCGGTGGATCCTGGAGCCCCTGGTCGTTGCTGAGGAGATTTGGCCTCGGCAAGAAGCCGTGCGAGAGCTCGTCGAGCGGGCGGACACGCGTGAGGGCGTGCGTGACGCGTTAGCCGGGGTAACGGATCTCGAGCGGTTGGCTGGGAAGATCGGGACGGGACGGGTGACTCCGCGCGATCTGCTCGGGTTACGTCGCTCTCTCTCCAAGCTTCCTGCGGTCCGCCAGGCCGGGGCCGATCTCGCGTCTGATCTGGTCCGGAGCCTGACGGATGACTTGGACTGCATGGAGGATGTGCTCGAGAGCCTAGACCGAGCGATTGCAGACGATGCCCCGGCCACCCTGTCGGAAGGGGGAGTAATCCAGAGTGGGTGGTCCGAAGAGCTGGACGATCTCCGCTCGGTGCGGGACGGCGCGCGCGACTTCATCGCGAGCCTCCAGACCCGGGAGCGGGAACGGACGGGCGTCACGTCGCTCAAGGTCGGGTTCAACAGAGTGTTCGGGTACTACCTCGAGGTCACCAAGGCGAACGTCGACAAGGTCCCGGACGACTTCGTTCGTAAGCAGACGCTGACTAATGCCGAGCGCTACTTCACTCCCGAACTCAAGGAGTGGGAAGAGAAGGTGTTTGGTGCGGAGGACCGTATTGCACAGCTCGAGAGTGAGTTGTTCGCGGATATCCGTTCAGGGGTATCCGGCGAGGTGACTCGGCTGCAGGACGGTGCGGGTCGAATCGCCGACTTGGATGTGCTTGCCACCTTCGCGGAAGTGGCTGTGGCGCAGGGGTATGTCCGTCCCGAGGTCCATACTGACTTCGACATGGAAGTGCTGGGCTCTCGTCACCCTGTGGTTGAGACGATGATGCCGCGTGAGGAGTTCATCCCCAACGATCTCGTCTTGAACGATGACGGGTGGATCGTAGTGCTGACCGGGCCGAACATGGCCGGTAAGAGTACGGTGTTGCGCCAGATCGGCCTGATCCAGCTCTTAGCACAGATCGGTTCTTTTGTACCTGCGGACTCGGCTCGTTTGCCGGTGGCAGACCGGATCTTCACTCGGGTCGGCGCCTCGGACAATCTGGCCCGTGGGCAGTCCACGTTCATGGTCGAGATGAGCGAAACCGCCGCGATCGTGCACGGTGCGACGAACCGCAGCCTCGTTCTCTTAGATGAAATCGGGCGAGGCACGTCCACCTACGACGGCGTCTCCATCGCCTGGTCTGTGACGGAGTATCTGCACGAGCAGATCGGCTCGAAAACGATCTTCGCGACGCACTACCATGAACTCACCCAGCTGGGGGATCTCCTGGACGGGGTGAAGAACATGAATGTGTCGGTGCGCGAAGTCGGCGACGACATCGTTTTCCTTCGACGGCTCATGGACGGGGGAGCAGATCGCTCCTACGGAATCCAGGTCGCTCGTCTTGCCGGACTTCCCGACGCCGTTGTGGCGCGCGCTCGGGAACTTCTGGCCGAGTTGGAGGGAACACATAGCGGTGGTGGAGAAGGCCTCGGACGGCATGGCGCGCATCGTCCACGCTCGGGGGCCCCGCCCGACCAGATGTCCATGTTTCACGTCGAGCATCCTTTGGTGGGTCGTCTGCGCGCGCTGGATCCAGACGGCTTGTCCCCCAAGGAGGCTCACGAACTCCTCTACGAGCTGAGGAAGGCCGCAAAAGGCCGCGGAGAAGAGTGA
- a CDS encoding response regulator has product MSRRRVREQWNVLLAEDNDDHALLIQMALERATRIPVEVHRARNGDEAIVMVEDLVPDLILLDLKMPGRNGHEVLEAIKGDDEFRKIPVAVLTSSDRDDDVAQSYGLGGNHFITKPENPAELEQRFRSLLKNVEELSSIRRGSGDLEATAASAINAGSRAARQFFLWVALAAVAVFLVVFAYSLGVI; this is encoded by the coding sequence ATGAGCCGACGACGCGTGCGCGAGCAATGGAACGTTCTCCTTGCCGAGGACAACGATGACCACGCCCTACTTATCCAGATGGCGCTTGAAAGAGCGACCCGCATTCCCGTTGAGGTCCACAGGGCCCGCAACGGTGATGAGGCGATCGTCATGGTTGAGGATCTCGTCCCGGATCTCATTCTCCTCGATCTCAAGATGCCCGGTCGGAACGGACATGAAGTTCTGGAGGCCATCAAGGGTGACGATGAGTTTCGGAAGATCCCGGTCGCCGTGCTCACGTCCTCAGATCGGGACGACGACGTGGCGCAGAGTTATGGGCTCGGCGGGAACCACTTCATCACGAAACCGGAGAATCCGGCGGAGCTCGAGCAGCGATTCCGCTCGCTCCTGAAGAACGTGGAAGAGCTTTCATCGATTCGTCGCGGCAGTGGTGACCTCGAAGCGACCGCAGCCAGTGCGATCAACGCGGGCAGTAGGGCCGCCCGGCAGTTCTTCCTTTGGGTCGCGCTCGCGGCTGTAGCGGTCTTCTTGGTGGTCTTCGCGTACTCGCTCGGCGTCATCTAG
- a CDS encoding SPOR domain-containing protein, producing the protein MRHHVYRTLFLAVALVTLPISVRGQAELDEVEQLVAAGRADEARDMLIEWWEVERDDASRIDLQRGLWLRGCLTVEPNQASRDFRRLVVEYPGGAYTDAALFRLTQGAHAVGDEERARGYMASLVRDFPNSVVRREAEAWLVGAGPLPAPATRGETRAIKVEVAAGAEARATQPPVEEVERDTVQASPERPTRVDPPRTAGRYSVQLGAFSGVERAESLRKRAKDTGLDVRIVKVQGSRLLHVRVGRFDSSGEASVFSRSLTDLGFTAAVVRDADKEEYAR; encoded by the coding sequence ATGAGACACCACGTCTATCGCACGCTGTTTTTGGCAGTGGCGCTCGTCACCCTCCCTATCTCCGTTCGAGGCCAGGCGGAGCTCGATGAGGTCGAGCAGCTCGTAGCGGCGGGTCGCGCCGATGAGGCCCGAGACATGTTGATTGAGTGGTGGGAGGTCGAGAGAGACGATGCGTCCCGGATCGACCTTCAACGTGGTCTGTGGCTTCGTGGGTGCCTTACCGTGGAGCCGAACCAAGCCTCCCGAGATTTCAGGCGCCTGGTCGTCGAATATCCAGGGGGTGCGTATACGGACGCCGCACTCTTCCGGCTCACTCAGGGAGCGCACGCCGTGGGGGACGAAGAGCGTGCCCGCGGCTACATGGCTTCGCTGGTCCGGGACTTTCCGAACTCGGTCGTACGTCGTGAGGCCGAGGCGTGGCTGGTCGGGGCGGGCCCACTGCCGGCTCCTGCGACACGCGGCGAAACGAGGGCCATTAAGGTTGAAGTGGCGGCGGGCGCCGAAGCTCGGGCGACTCAGCCCCCCGTGGAAGAAGTCGAAAGAGATACCGTTCAAGCGTCCCCGGAGCGTCCGACACGAGTGGACCCTCCGAGGACTGCGGGCCGATATTCTGTGCAACTGGGCGCCTTTTCGGGTGTCGAGCGCGCAGAGAGTCTCCGGAAGCGCGCCAAGGACACCGGATTGGATGTCCGGATTGTTAAGGTGCAGGGTAGTCGCTTGCTTCACGTGCGTGTTGGTAGGTTTGATTCGTCGGGAGAAGCGAGTGTCTTTTCCCGAAGCTTGACTGATCTAGGATTTACTGCGGCGGTCGTTCGTGACGCCGACAAAGAGGAGTATGCACGTTAA
- the holA gene encoding DNA polymerase III subunit delta, producing MTDSVLPSALARARGGAFYLHGDDLFRKEEAVRALIANHLDPATKDFNLDPLRGTDVDAETLASVLATPPMMAEWRCVVLREVEGLASGKHAREALMKVVASPPPGLALIMSGTVPQGSRAKFYKELARTAQSLEFPEFSEADVPGWIMDRAREVHSVEFEIAAAQALGAAIGTNLGVLSQELEKLAGFVGDAAVVTVADVEAAGTKLPTQDRWRWFDMVGDRKFRDAVEGLGILMGQGESGVSLVIGLSTQFLRLGVASEGGSRELEGVLPPHQKWLAKRIGSQAKRWPRRELEAALDGLLRADRLLKASPHTDHHFVEEWLLALMARAELA from the coding sequence GTGACCGATTCCGTACTTCCCTCCGCTCTCGCCCGCGCTCGCGGCGGCGCGTTCTACCTGCATGGTGACGACCTCTTTCGAAAAGAGGAAGCCGTGCGGGCGTTGATCGCCAATCATCTGGACCCCGCGACGAAGGACTTCAACCTCGACCCGCTCCGAGGGACTGATGTCGATGCGGAGACGCTGGCGTCCGTGCTGGCGACGCCTCCTATGATGGCCGAGTGGCGCTGTGTCGTGCTACGGGAAGTCGAGGGACTCGCTTCTGGGAAGCACGCGCGAGAAGCCTTGATGAAGGTGGTCGCCTCCCCTCCGCCCGGACTCGCTCTCATCATGAGCGGGACCGTCCCCCAAGGTTCCCGTGCGAAGTTTTACAAGGAGCTGGCAAGAACAGCCCAGTCCTTGGAATTCCCGGAGTTCAGTGAAGCGGATGTTCCAGGGTGGATTATGGACCGCGCGCGGGAGGTGCATTCCGTCGAGTTCGAGATTGCTGCCGCGCAAGCACTGGGAGCTGCCATAGGCACCAACTTGGGCGTCCTCTCTCAGGAACTGGAGAAGTTGGCAGGATTCGTAGGTGACGCTGCGGTCGTTACAGTCGCCGACGTGGAGGCCGCGGGGACGAAGCTCCCCACTCAGGACCGATGGCGTTGGTTCGACATGGTAGGAGATCGGAAATTCAGGGACGCCGTCGAAGGCCTTGGGATCCTTATGGGGCAGGGGGAGTCGGGCGTTAGCCTGGTCATTGGTCTCAGCACGCAGTTCCTGCGTCTCGGAGTAGCTTCCGAAGGGGGTTCGCGCGAGCTAGAAGGTGTCCTGCCACCCCACCAGAAGTGGCTCGCGAAGAGGATCGGGTCTCAGGCCAAGCGATGGCCGCGGCGTGAGCTGGAAGCAGCGCTGGATGGGCTTCTTCGGGCGGATCGGCTTCTGAAGGCGAGCCCTCACACAGACCATCACTTCGTAGAGGAGTGGCTTCTCGCCCTCATGGCCCGAGCTGAATTGGCATGA
- a CDS encoding zf-HC2 domain-containing protein, translating into MNCSRYVADFSIFLDGNAPEDELRDFEAHLAECDACRRYRQVVEQGSEVLRALPWPELTEDFGPRLQHRLYHVDDSLALAHGASATSAMTVVGMALLLTAIAWSPTLWPNAPQISLEPIVVDQAPRRTSRTLPVRPAMAMPGEFSQRPREPLPDLEGGLWDDAQALMYEYSPLSQRYRQRASVRRTGLERDR; encoded by the coding sequence ATGAACTGCTCTAGGTATGTAGCTGACTTTTCCATTTTTCTCGACGGGAATGCGCCCGAGGACGAGCTTCGAGATTTCGAAGCTCACCTCGCCGAGTGTGATGCGTGTCGTCGGTATCGTCAGGTTGTCGAGCAGGGCTCAGAGGTACTGAGGGCTCTTCCATGGCCCGAACTGACTGAAGATTTCGGTCCGCGACTGCAACACCGCTTGTACCATGTGGACGACTCCTTGGCACTCGCGCACGGTGCATCGGCTACGTCCGCGATGACGGTTGTGGGGATGGCACTTCTTCTCACCGCGATCGCCTGGTCGCCCACACTGTGGCCGAACGCCCCGCAGATCTCCTTGGAGCCCATTGTCGTGGACCAGGCGCCGCGTCGTACGTCACGCACGCTTCCTGTTCGGCCCGCCATGGCGATGCCTGGTGAGTTCTCTCAGCGTCCACGTGAGCCGCTCCCGGACTTGGAGGGCGGGCTGTGGGACGATGCCCAGGCGCTCATGTACGAGTATTCACCGCTCTCCCAGCGGTATCGCCAACGGGCGTCGGTTCGCCGCACCGGACTGGAGCGAGACCGTTAG
- a CDS encoding sigma-70 family RNA polymerase sigma factor, whose amino-acid sequence MARAKKKKVIEIRRGTGEAREHRLMLRDLSDSDVVQASLDGDSRAFGELTRRYDQRLLNFVYRTIGDRERGQDLVQETFVRVYRHLHRFEQAKKFSTWIYTIASNLAKNELRNRSRNPLVLFQTIKKNWDADHRPLEWEDTQYKPDDLYRKRHLRAKVEEAVKQLPEDHRIVFVLREMEGKTYEEIADITGCNLGTVKSRLNRARNNFAQIVAPMID is encoded by the coding sequence GTGGCCAGGGCAAAAAAGAAGAAAGTCATCGAGATTCGTCGGGGAACGGGCGAGGCACGCGAACATCGACTGATGCTCCGGGACCTCTCGGACTCTGACGTCGTGCAAGCTTCGCTAGACGGTGACTCACGGGCGTTCGGGGAACTCACTCGGCGCTACGATCAGCGCCTTCTGAATTTCGTCTACCGGACGATTGGTGATCGCGAACGCGGTCAGGACCTGGTCCAAGAGACGTTCGTCAGGGTCTACCGACATCTCCATCGCTTCGAGCAGGCCAAGAAGTTCTCGACATGGATCTATACCATCGCGAGCAACCTGGCCAAGAACGAACTGCGGAATCGGTCGCGGAATCCTCTGGTACTGTTTCAGACCATCAAAAAGAACTGGGACGCCGACCACAGGCCGCTGGAATGGGAAGACACGCAGTACAAGCCGGATGATCTTTATCGCAAGCGGCATCTCCGTGCGAAGGTCGAGGAAGCGGTGAAACAGCTTCCCGAGGATCACCGCATCGTGTTCGTGCTGCGTGAGATGGAAGGCAAGACGTACGAAGAAATCGCGGACATCACCGGGTGCAACTTGGGCACGGTGAAGAGTCGGCTGAACCGGGCACGCAACAACTTTGCACAGATTGTCGCCCCAATGATCGACTGA
- a CDS encoding NUDIX hydrolase, whose amino-acid sequence MSIEDSGTRVGMIESRVVHEGPRLRVSMDRVCFPDASEGELEMIRHPGAAAILPILDSVEDKDPEVVLIRQYRYATDGYIYEVPAGVPDYEGEPWEACAHRELEEETGYRAGTLIPLTPIYTTPGFTDEIIHLYAATDLTAGEVNLDVDEFVEVCRFRFSEVLEMVRTSEIVDCKSIATILYAAQFVIGKPQTT is encoded by the coding sequence ATGTCCATTGAGGATTCCGGCACCCGTGTCGGCATGATCGAGAGCAGGGTCGTTCACGAGGGTCCCCGGCTCAGGGTAAGCATGGATCGGGTGTGCTTTCCGGATGCCTCTGAGGGTGAGTTGGAGATGATCCGACACCCGGGGGCGGCCGCCATCTTGCCGATTCTGGACTCGGTGGAGGATAAGGACCCCGAGGTCGTACTGATTCGGCAATACCGGTATGCAACCGACGGATACATCTACGAGGTCCCCGCCGGCGTCCCAGACTACGAGGGGGAGCCTTGGGAAGCGTGTGCACACCGAGAACTCGAAGAAGAGACCGGATACCGAGCGGGCACGCTCATCCCTCTCACGCCCATCTACACCACGCCGGGCTTTACCGATGAGATCATCCACCTCTACGCGGCAACCGATTTGACCGCAGGTGAAGTCAACCTAGACGTGGACGAGTTCGTCGAGGTGTGCCGGTTCCGCTTCTCAGAAGTCCTGGAAATGGTACGCACCAGTGAGATCGTCGACTGCAAGAGCATTGCTACGATCCTGTATGCGGCGCAGTTCGTAATCGGGAAGCCTCAGACGACGTAG